Proteins from a single region of Trichoplusia ni isolate ovarian cell line Hi5 chromosome 3, tn1, whole genome shotgun sequence:
- the LOC113492273 gene encoding uncharacterized protein LOC113492273, producing MHKTPRLRTSIRGSHKCLSYAGIELTRRSQFVVVKSTTRLSVQSFLNIVIVSAFGVKSPTSELARLEHRQSHNVQLMKASLYADTEMEDDASVSTGDQLVPVSAPLLAAPALQPPPALLQQEPPAEADAPDTEGRSAAAKHLESPHDTKTLDISWSINTCRLVAQAFIFFTTPVVRNLNFVSRLFHKHSSHKHKTPRLRTRIRGSHKRLSYARDLTKLQDVGDIWHLNHLAVSAVKSYLDWPFYIR from the exons atgcacaagacacccagactcaggacaagcattcgtggatcacacaaatgcctgtcctacgcggggatcgaactaacacgtcgctcACAGTTTGTCGTGGTGAagtcaaccactcggttatccgtgcagtcattcctaaatattgttattgtttcagCGTTCGGCGTCAAGAGCCCGACGAGTGAACTAGCTCGTTTAGAACATCGACAGAGCCATAATGTGCAACTGATGAAGGCTTCACTATATGCTGATACag AAATGGAAGACGACGCGTCAGTGTCGACGGGCGACCAGTTGGTCCCGGTGTCGGCCCCGCTGCTGGCCGCGCCCGCCCTGCAGCCGCCGCCCGCCCTGCTGCAGCAAGAACCGCCCGCTGAAGCAGACGCACCAGACACTGAAGGTAGGTCTGCAGCAGCCAAACATTTAGAGTCACCTCACGACACTAAAACACTTGACATAAGCTGGTCGATAAATACATGCCGCTTGGTGGCAcaggcttttattttttttactactccCGTTGTAAGGAATTTAAACTTTGTATCACGGttgttccacaaacattcaagtcacaagcacaagacacccagactcaggacaagaattcgtggatcacacaaacgcttgtcctacgcgagagATCTGACGAAACTACAAGACGTCGGTGATATTTGgcacctcaaccacttggctgtCAGTGCAGTCAAGTCTTACTTAGACTGGCCTTTTTATATTCGttaa
- the LOC113508746 gene encoding uncharacterized protein LOC113508746 → MSITETEGNVTEVEKKRKQRVKRKPKPKPKPAKKKEELVNLEDSSDDEPLIAIQRRYLKETQKVFPTEINKKEMTNVNKKRFTCNICNKYCYTYQNYNHHISLHSAKDYKKCIKCSKVFKSKEQLTQHINNDHSTSKLTETLKNLLEKRKKGQKLTDDLPMSERFRRTIKKADSVPSDSFATISTVDTGLSVKNFLENFTPEPVSKAVPEIDHTVSLKEVVGPIREPAIKMTRFEPKPMPQSTKLQMPTRFKECFLERASAIIKVVQTPVTYDEVTQTDDYDYTEAVEEQQEKNEAIPEVAEEIMLEGSEDTSKLAQIPHRIVIPNLPIEFKDIRIAHLLPQAPYYKIVKVNDVLQIQGEEHSEPEAPQPKSGTINLPDGTKFVNTNPLAHLLGEMSVEKVLEPIKNKYYKPKPKNFQGMLAEALSNLDKPPVRRRRRKLKPDVSLNLN, encoded by the coding sequence ATGAGTATTACTGAAACCGAAGGCAACGTAACGGAGGTCGAAAAGAAACGTAAACAACGAGTAAAACGTAAACCGAAACCGAAACCGAAACCAGCGAAGAAGAAAGAAGAATTGGTCAATCTAGAAGATTCGTCAGACGATGAACCACTCATAGCGATACAGAGAAGATATCTAAAAGAAACACAGAAAGTTTTTCCAAcggaaatcaataaaaaagaaatgacaaaCGTCAATAAAAAGCGTTTTACTTGcaatatatgtaataaatattgctaTACGTATCAGAATTATAACCATCATATCAGCCTCCACTCCGCTAAAGATTACAAGAAATGCATAAAATGTTCCAAAGTTTTCAAAAGCAAAGAACAATTGACTCAGCATATAAATAATGATCATTCAACATCAAAACTCACCGAGACTTTGAAAAACTTGCTTGAAAAGAGGAAAAAAGGTCAGAAATTAACCGATGACCTGCCCATGTCAGAAAGATTTAGACGGACAATCAAAAAAGCTGACAGTGTCCCATCAGACTCATTTGCAACAATATCAACGGTAGATACAGGATTATCGGTCAAAAATTTCCTTGAAAACTTTACACCGGAACCAGTTTCAAAAGCCGTTCCAGAGATAGATCATACGGTCTCTTTGAAAGAAGTTGTGGGACCAATAAGAGAACCGGCAATAAAAATGACTCGTTTTGAACCGAAACCGATGCCTCAGTCAACCAAACTGCAAATGCCTACTCGCTTCAAAGAATGTTTTTTAGAAAGAGCTTCAGCTATCATCAAAGTAGTCCAGACACCGGTAACTTACGATGAAGTTACACAGACTGATGATTATGATTACACAGAGGCTGTTGAAGAACAGCAAGAGAAGAATGAAGCTATTCCAGAAGTCGCTGAAGAGATTATGCTGGAAGGATCTGAGGATACTTCCAAACTAGCACAGATTCCTCACAGAATTGTCATACCCAATCTTCCAATTGAATTCAAGGATATAAGAATAGCGCATCTCTTGCCACAAGCTCCCTACTACAAGATTGTTAAAGTCAATgatgttttacaaatacaagGTGAAGAACATTCTGAACCGGAGGCACCTCAACCGAAATCTGGTACTATCAATCTACCAGATGGCACGAAATTCGTTAATACAAACCCCTTAGCACATTTGCTGGGTGAAATGAGTGTGGAGAAAGTTCTTGAGCCGATCAAGAATAAGTATTATAAGCCGAAACCGAAGAATTTTCAAGGTATGTTGGCTGAGGCTTTGTCGAATCTTGATAAACCGCCGGTTAGACGGAGACGAAGGAAACTTAAACCTGATGTTAGcttgaatttgaattaa